The Polyangiaceae bacterium genome includes a region encoding these proteins:
- a CDS encoding IS110 family transposase, with protein MRKVALDLGARKTTFCEVEGEQVLQRGAVTELGTLSSLLGPSQPPAVVAIEACREAWYVHDLLTRWGNQVVLVDTTRSKQLGIGRHGRKTDRIDAEVLALALERGGIPMAHVLSPQRRELRRWLNVRRALVESRAQMVTTARGLAREHGTKLPRCTAEHFASTVTKQRLDLELGSMLLPLLTLLNGITAELKTVEAKLLELCATEPVVELLATTPGVGLIVAASFVSVIDDAKRFRTAHQVESYLGLVPSEDSSGGKRRIGAITKKGNKYLRALLVQAAWCVKTRAPNDPLRLWAHEVAQRRGRRVAVIALARRLVGILWAMWRDGTVYDPEHLARASSRGTHRAARSAELRAKALAAAAKKLSKKAPTKTREVTPVA; from the coding sequence ATGCGGAAAGTAGCACTGGACCTTGGTGCGCGGAAAACCACGTTCTGCGAGGTCGAGGGCGAGCAGGTACTCCAACGGGGCGCGGTGACCGAGCTCGGGACGCTGTCATCGCTGCTGGGCCCGAGCCAACCGCCAGCGGTGGTCGCGATCGAAGCTTGCCGCGAAGCCTGGTACGTCCACGACTTGCTCACCCGGTGGGGCAACCAAGTCGTGCTGGTCGACACGACGCGGAGCAAGCAGCTAGGCATCGGCCGCCACGGTCGCAAGACGGACCGAATCGACGCAGAAGTCCTGGCGCTCGCTCTGGAGCGCGGGGGCATACCGATGGCCCACGTGCTGTCGCCGCAGCGGCGAGAGCTCCGGCGCTGGCTCAACGTGCGGCGCGCGCTCGTCGAGTCCCGGGCGCAGATGGTGACCACTGCGCGCGGGCTGGCGCGAGAGCACGGAACGAAGCTGCCCAGGTGCACGGCCGAACACTTTGCGAGCACCGTGACCAAGCAACGCCTCGACCTCGAGCTCGGTTCGATGCTCCTGCCCTTGCTCACGCTCCTCAACGGAATCACCGCAGAGCTGAAGACGGTCGAAGCGAAGCTCCTCGAACTTTGCGCGACGGAGCCTGTTGTCGAGTTGCTCGCCACCACACCCGGCGTCGGTCTCATCGTCGCGGCCAGCTTCGTCAGCGTGATCGACGATGCGAAGCGCTTCCGCACCGCTCACCAAGTCGAGTCGTACTTGGGGTTGGTGCCCAGCGAGGACAGCTCGGGAGGGAAGCGGCGCATCGGCGCCATCACCAAGAAGGGCAACAAGTACTTGCGCGCCCTGCTCGTGCAGGCCGCGTGGTGCGTAAAAACTCGGGCTCCGAACGACCCGCTGCGGCTCTGGGCTCATGAGGTCGCCCAGCGACGCGGCAGGCGCGTGGCAGTGATCGCGTTGGCGCGCAGGTTGGTCGGCATTCTGTGGGCGATGTGGCGCGACGGCACCGTCTACGACCCTGAGCACCTGGCCCGCGCCAGCAGCCGTGGCACCCACCGTGCCGCACGATCGGCCGAGCTTCGCGCCAAGGCCCTCGCGGCGGCCGCCAAGAAGCTCTCGAAGAAGGCTCCAACCAAAACGCGGGAGGTGACTCCCGTCGCGTAA
- a CDS encoding HlyC/CorC family transporter, protein MTYERTASADDHGVFAEAPWLGIAIAIVLVFLNGFFVAAEFALVKVRPTQIEPHLSRGNRRAIIARHMIRHLDAYLSSTQLGITLASLALGWIGEPAFAALVRPLLMRLGDPSPAVVSSVSISVAFVSITALHIVIGELAPKSIAIRKAEQSALWTAVPLFLFYKLTFPAIWLLNHAANALLFLVGIRPVSEAESGHSKEELRMLLASAEGNPLSLRKREIADRLFDFGNKLARQVRVPRHQVVWLSTSSPIEASLERARASGYTRFPVCKEGLDEVLGFVHIKDLFHAKVRPESLEAVTRKLEFVPETLPLDRLFDRMQAGRLHLVAVVDEYGGVSGIVTLEDVLEDLVGELRDEFDEGERPSLVRMGEGVFVVSGAMLVGEVERLAGIELSDRDEDTLGGVVQSELGRRARVGDRVRIGGAEIEVVEASLGHIEALRVVVDAGLGAPDDEA, encoded by the coding sequence ATGACCTACGAACGGACGGCATCAGCTGACGACCACGGCGTCTTCGCCGAGGCCCCGTGGCTGGGCATCGCGATCGCGATCGTGCTCGTCTTCCTCAACGGCTTCTTCGTCGCGGCGGAGTTCGCGCTGGTCAAGGTCCGGCCGACACAGATCGAGCCCCACCTGAGCCGCGGGAACCGGCGTGCGATCATCGCGCGCCACATGATCCGTCACCTGGACGCGTATCTGTCCTCGACCCAATTGGGCATCACGCTCGCCAGCCTCGCACTCGGTTGGATCGGCGAGCCGGCGTTTGCGGCGCTCGTCCGCCCGCTCCTGATGCGCCTGGGCGATCCGTCGCCGGCGGTGGTCAGCTCCGTCAGCATCAGCGTGGCCTTCGTGAGCATCACCGCCCTGCACATCGTGATCGGCGAGCTCGCGCCCAAGTCGATAGCGATCCGCAAGGCCGAGCAGTCCGCCCTTTGGACCGCCGTACCGCTGTTCCTGTTCTACAAGCTCACTTTTCCGGCCATCTGGCTCTTGAACCACGCCGCCAACGCCCTCTTGTTCCTGGTCGGTATTCGCCCGGTCAGCGAGGCAGAGAGCGGTCACTCCAAGGAGGAGCTGCGAATGCTGCTCGCGTCGGCGGAGGGGAACCCACTCTCGCTCCGGAAGCGCGAGATCGCCGATCGGCTCTTCGACTTCGGGAACAAGCTCGCGCGCCAGGTGCGGGTTCCGCGACACCAGGTGGTCTGGCTCTCGACCTCGAGCCCCATCGAGGCGAGCCTCGAGCGGGCCCGTGCCTCCGGGTACACGCGGTTCCCGGTGTGCAAGGAGGGGCTCGACGAAGTCCTGGGGTTCGTTCACATCAAGGACCTGTTTCACGCCAAGGTTCGCCCGGAGTCGCTCGAAGCCGTCACGCGGAAGCTGGAGTTCGTTCCCGAGACGCTGCCGCTCGACCGCCTGTTCGACCGCATGCAAGCCGGGCGGCTGCACCTGGTGGCCGTAGTGGACGAATACGGTGGAGTCAGCGGGATCGTGACGCTCGAGGACGTGCTCGAGGACCTGGTGGGGGAGCTGCGTGACGAGTTCGACGAAGGCGAACGACCCAGCCTGGTTCGGATGGGGGAGGGAGTCTTCGTCGTGTCGGGAGCGATGCTGGTGGGGGAAGTGGAGAGGCTGGCGGGCATCGAGCTGAGCGACCGCGACGAGGACACCCTCGGCGGCGTCGTCCAATCCGAGCTCGGCCGGCGAGCGCGGGTCGGCGACCGAGTTCGGATCGGCGGCGCCGAAATCGAGGTCGTCGAGGCGAGCCTCGGTCACATCGAGGCGCTCCGAGTCGTGGTCGATGCCGGACTCGGGGCGCCGGACGACGAGGCGTGA
- the bamA gene encoding outer membrane protein assembly factor BamA, with translation MPPGEAEKARGLTIVRIDVEGNRRVTKEDILTYLRERVGQTFAPEALTGDVRELWNSGFFDDIEVDLDKSDAGVTLRFFVRERPNISEVVFEGNSEIDEEDLVEAIEVKSNTILSQPAVRRSIQKIRDMYAERGFFLAEVKSEIVPQKNNEVAVKLSITEHGQVSVRRITFIGNHSIPDEELRELMFTGNAGFFAFGSGGPYRQDAFERDIAVISALYYDRGYLQVSISTPRVMLTPDRNGIEVSITIDEGPRYRIRQLRVYERGKDGTEVEPINGRRKLRNMVRAKPGDFFNRAELLEDLQSVRTLYRDHGYANVEANPQTRLDQERHEVDIVVPVERGPLVYFERIEMRGNSKTRDKVLRRELEVEEGELFHETRLDRSKRRITALGFFERVDISTEEGSAPDKMAVYIEVTERPTGTFQVGAGFSSIENFIATAQVQQANLFGNGQSLSLQAQVSGLRQLVDVRFYEPYFLDSDFSASIDLFDQLRIYNDFSESTRGGSLTFGYPIVEPELSASVAYTAELNDVSTQTTSTILGQTGGTSVFRQLPLANLFNDGFTSSVRPALTFDTRDNRLFPTAGVYLRGSSELAASSFGSDNEFLRHRGVARFYYPLGSGFVAKLNMEGGHVTSPSQDGVPIFARFFLGGILDVRGFRFRSLGPRVPLMAITDPNSSPIPYGANIGGNLMYFQNLEIEFPIIDKVGIRGVLFTDAGNSWNLEENYCDTAGQGALAYQGSVFKETSPCFDGFSSLAALRTSYGFGIRWFSPLGPLRFEWGFPFKPLPYEESSVFEFTIGNFF, from the coding sequence CTGCCGCCGGGTGAAGCCGAGAAGGCCCGGGGCCTGACCATCGTGCGCATCGACGTCGAGGGCAACCGCCGCGTCACCAAGGAAGACATCCTCACCTACCTGCGCGAGCGCGTCGGACAGACCTTCGCCCCGGAGGCGCTGACCGGAGACGTCCGCGAGCTGTGGAACTCCGGCTTCTTCGACGACATCGAGGTGGACCTCGACAAGAGCGACGCCGGGGTGACCTTGCGCTTCTTCGTGCGCGAGCGGCCCAACATCTCGGAGGTCGTGTTCGAGGGCAACTCGGAGATCGACGAGGAGGATCTCGTCGAGGCCATCGAGGTCAAGTCCAACACCATCTTGAGCCAGCCGGCGGTCAGGCGCAGCATCCAGAAGATCCGCGACATGTACGCGGAACGGGGCTTCTTCCTGGCTGAAGTGAAGAGCGAGATCGTCCCGCAGAAGAACAACGAAGTGGCCGTGAAGCTCTCCATCACGGAGCACGGGCAGGTCAGCGTCCGGCGCATCACCTTCATCGGCAACCACAGCATCCCGGACGAGGAGCTCAGGGAGCTGATGTTCACCGGCAACGCGGGCTTCTTCGCCTTCGGGTCGGGTGGACCCTACCGGCAGGACGCCTTCGAGCGCGACATCGCGGTGATCAGCGCCCTCTACTACGACCGCGGCTACCTTCAGGTCTCGATCAGCACACCCCGCGTGATGCTCACCCCCGATCGCAACGGCATCGAGGTCAGCATCACCATCGACGAGGGCCCTCGCTACCGCATCCGGCAGCTTCGGGTCTACGAGCGGGGCAAGGACGGCACCGAGGTCGAGCCGATCAACGGCCGCCGCAAGCTCCGCAACATGGTGCGGGCCAAGCCGGGGGACTTCTTCAACCGCGCCGAGCTCCTGGAGGACCTGCAGTCCGTACGCACGCTGTACCGCGACCACGGCTACGCGAACGTGGAGGCGAACCCGCAAACGCGCCTCGACCAGGAACGCCACGAGGTGGACATCGTCGTGCCCGTGGAGCGCGGCCCCCTCGTCTATTTCGAGCGCATCGAGATGCGGGGCAACTCCAAGACCCGCGACAAGGTGCTCAGGCGAGAGCTCGAGGTCGAGGAGGGCGAGCTCTTCCACGAGACCCGGCTCGACAGGTCCAAGCGGCGCATCACGGCCCTGGGCTTCTTCGAGCGCGTGGACATCTCGACGGAAGAGGGCTCGGCGCCCGACAAGATGGCCGTCTACATCGAGGTGACCGAGCGCCCCACCGGCACCTTCCAGGTGGGAGCCGGCTTCTCCAGCATCGAGAACTTCATCGCCACCGCGCAGGTGCAGCAGGCGAACCTGTTCGGCAACGGCCAGAGCCTGTCCTTGCAGGCGCAGGTCAGCGGGCTCAGGCAGCTGGTCGACGTGCGCTTCTACGAGCCCTACTTCCTGGACAGCGACTTCTCGGCCAGCATCGATCTGTTCGATCAGCTGCGCATCTACAACGACTTCAGCGAGTCCACCCGCGGCGGCTCGCTCACCTTCGGCTACCCGATCGTGGAGCCGGAGCTCTCGGCCAGCGTGGCCTACACGGCCGAGCTCAACGACGTGTCCACGCAGACCACCTCGACCATCCTCGGGCAGACCGGCGGCACCAGCGTGTTCCGCCAGCTGCCGCTCGCCAACCTGTTCAACGACGGCTTCACCTCCAGCGTGCGCCCGGCGCTGACCTTCGACACCCGGGACAACCGGCTCTTCCCGACGGCCGGCGTCTACCTGCGCGGCTCGTCCGAGCTGGCCGCCTCTTCTTTCGGCTCGGACAACGAGTTCTTGCGCCACCGCGGCGTGGCGCGCTTCTACTACCCGCTCGGCTCCGGCTTCGTCGCCAAGCTCAACATGGAGGGCGGCCACGTCACCAGCCCATCGCAAGACGGCGTGCCGATCTTCGCCCGCTTCTTCCTGGGCGGCATCCTCGACGTGCGCGGCTTCCGCTTCCGCTCCCTGGGCCCGCGCGTGCCGCTCATGGCCATCACGGATCCGAACAGCTCGCCGATCCCGTACGGGGCGAACATCGGCGGCAACCTGATGTACTTCCAGAACCTCGAGATCGAGTTCCCGATCATCGACAAGGTCGGCATCCGCGGCGTGCTCTTCACCGACGCCGGCAACTCCTGGAACCTGGAGGAGAACTACTGCGACACCGCCGGCCAGGGTGCGCTCGCCTATCAGGGCTCGGTGTTCAAGGAGACCAGCCCCTGCTTCGACGGCTTCTCCAGCCTCGCCGCGCTCCGCACCTCCTACGGCTTCGGCATTCGTTGGTTCTCGCCTCTCGGCCCGCTGCGCTTCGAGTGGGGCTTCCCCTTCAAGCCGCTCCCCTACGAGGAGTCGAGCGTGTTCGAGTTCACCATCGGCAACTTCTTCTGA
- a CDS encoding tetratricopeptide repeat protein: MSMKRKKRRDDKVIHVVFGPGGGRVQTKQRRATNEKRDAAPTSREPLTDLFTQSEIARLLDISPNRLRTLDKTGVVPPTGRRRGRRAYTFSDLIALRTAQALLDQNVRLRDVTRAVGALQRTLPRVARPLAELRIVSDGQRVVVRTQDGSFEPLTGQMVLDFEVKSLRDDVVRVLRPSAGRERSRTAYELYLRASQLDEDPATMDEAESLYMQALELDPWLAIAYTNLGNVRFRRGDGDAAEALYRQALEIDSRQPEAQYNLGYVMLERGHPELSIPLFHGALESDSKFADAYFNLAMAYEQVGETGKARPFWKSYIQLEPQGTWTEIAKRHL; the protein is encoded by the coding sequence ACAAGGTGATCCACGTCGTGTTTGGTCCTGGAGGCGGCCGCGTCCAGACCAAGCAGAGGCGGGCTACCAACGAGAAGCGCGACGCCGCACCGACGAGCCGCGAGCCCCTGACCGACCTGTTCACGCAGAGCGAGATCGCTCGGCTCCTGGACATTTCCCCCAATCGTCTGCGTACCCTGGACAAGACCGGCGTGGTACCGCCCACGGGCCGGCGGCGGGGCCGGCGGGCCTACACCTTCTCCGACCTGATCGCGCTGCGCACGGCTCAGGCCCTGCTCGACCAGAACGTACGCCTGCGCGACGTGACCCGCGCGGTCGGCGCGCTTCAGCGCACGCTGCCCCGCGTCGCTCGCCCGCTCGCGGAGCTGCGCATCGTCTCCGACGGGCAGCGGGTGGTGGTGCGCACGCAGGACGGCTCCTTCGAGCCCCTGACCGGTCAGATGGTGCTCGACTTCGAGGTGAAGTCGCTACGCGACGACGTCGTCAGGGTGCTGCGCCCTTCGGCGGGTCGGGAGCGCTCGCGCACCGCCTACGAGCTGTACCTGCGCGCGAGCCAGCTCGACGAAGATCCCGCGACGATGGACGAGGCCGAATCGCTGTACATGCAGGCGCTCGAGCTCGACCCCTGGCTGGCCATCGCCTACACGAACCTGGGCAACGTGCGCTTCCGGCGCGGGGACGGGGACGCCGCCGAGGCGCTCTACCGGCAGGCGCTCGAGATCGACTCCCGCCAGCCCGAGGCCCAGTACAACTTGGGCTACGTGATGCTGGAGCGCGGGCACCCCGAGCTCAGCATCCCGCTCTTCCACGGAGCGCTGGAGAGCGACTCGAAGTTCGCCGACGCCTACTTCAACCTCGCCATGGCCTACGAGCAGGTCGGCGAGACGGGCAAGGCGCGACCGTTCTGGAAGAGCTACATCCAGCTCGAGCCTCAAGGCACGTGGACGGAGATCGCGAAGAGGCATCTTTAG
- a CDS encoding SUMF1/EgtB/PvdO family nonheme iron enzyme: MNRALVIGLLAVLSAACGGRTEDSAATAPTWPKTGCPPGTDLVDGRCRVREIYVPGGTFTLGRGYCPVAGVHQLPPSFEPCPLADTPHEVTVAPFWMEATLRTWSHWEDDPDCPSQELECAQPKAYMPLLSDIAVAQPDYDGPGTPSPGDQICGEEGKRHIDEAQWEWAATWGGTRTYPWGEAPPTCELANIDAKKCPPKVPWVGNDIPEVSAAGSYPPSPEGIYDLAGNAGEVVGIAKYAYTEGYTELPTRPTKCPPGQTCPWPKVMILPVRGGSTNDPPEKFRAAHRGRGSAYNDIPGFGYRCVRPVE, from the coding sequence ATGAACCGAGCGCTCGTCATCGGGCTGCTCGCGGTGCTGAGCGCCGCGTGCGGCGGCAGGACGGAGGACTCCGCCGCAACCGCGCCCACATGGCCGAAGACCGGGTGCCCTCCCGGCACCGACCTCGTGGACGGCCGCTGTCGCGTCCGCGAGATCTACGTCCCGGGCGGGACCTTCACCTTGGGCCGGGGCTACTGCCCCGTCGCCGGCGTGCACCAGCTCCCGCCGTCCTTCGAGCCCTGCCCGCTGGCGGACACGCCGCACGAGGTCACCGTCGCGCCGTTCTGGATGGAGGCCACCCTGCGTACCTGGTCGCACTGGGAAGACGATCCCGACTGCCCCAGTCAAGAGCTCGAGTGTGCGCAGCCAAAGGCGTACATGCCGCTCCTGTCCGATATCGCCGTCGCCCAACCGGACTACGACGGACCCGGCACGCCATCACCGGGCGATCAGATTTGTGGCGAGGAAGGCAAGCGCCACATCGACGAGGCTCAGTGGGAGTGGGCCGCCACCTGGGGCGGCACCCGCACCTACCCCTGGGGCGAGGCTCCTCCGACCTGCGAGCTCGCCAACATCGACGCCAAGAAGTGCCCGCCCAAGGTGCCGTGGGTGGGGAACGACATCCCGGAGGTGAGCGCGGCCGGCAGCTACCCACCGAGCCCGGAGGGCATCTACGACCTGGCCGGCAATGCAGGTGAGGTCGTCGGCATCGCCAAGTACGCCTACACCGAAGGCTACACGGAGCTTCCGACCCGGCCCACCAAGTGCCCGCCGGGTCAGACATGCCCGTGGCCCAAGGTCATGATCCTACCGGTGCGCGGTGGCTCGACCAATGACCCCCCGGAGAAGTTCCGCGCAGCTCATCGAGGAAGGGGGAGCGCCTACAACGACATTCCCGGCTTCGGCTACCGGTGCGTGCGACCCGTCGAGTAG
- a CDS encoding sigma-54-dependent Fis family transcriptional regulator, translated as MAEFGTPASPNRGGPVAGLVLLYAENYAELPPVWLLDKERLTIGRDEGTDIRMNVNAVSRVHAEVGWENDAWVLRDRGSRNGTLVDGRRITAVELEPLNEVRIGDAILKFVDKHAEAFADYRIDGAMLHGAARRGASDGAMIGGYQIDRIAADLGRIAPTPLSVMLLGESGTGKEVVARELHRLSGRRGAFSAVNCAAIPATLIESELFGYKRGAFSGADRDKPGLIKSAHEGTLLLDEIGDMPLEAQAKLLRVLQAKEVFPLGATAPERVDVRVICATHRDLWRLQQGGSFRQDLFARLNEYQLRLPALRERKEDVFMLVRAFLARHGRQELTPSFGFMTAALQYDWPYNVRELEACIKRCVALAETTVLGDQLLPAPVIEAMEDYGDALRPGTGTAPGSLPPPPASYEPPSRTQVPTDAELRALLEQHGGNVAAVGRQLGKARMQVHRWMKRYGIHVDDFRRG; from the coding sequence ATGGCCGAGTTCGGCACGCCCGCCTCACCGAACCGCGGTGGGCCGGTGGCGGGGCTCGTGCTGCTCTACGCGGAGAACTACGCGGAGCTGCCGCCGGTGTGGCTGCTGGACAAGGAGCGCCTGACCATCGGCCGGGACGAGGGCACCGACATCCGCATGAACGTCAACGCGGTCTCGCGCGTCCACGCCGAGGTCGGCTGGGAGAACGACGCCTGGGTGCTGCGCGACCGGGGCAGCCGCAACGGCACCTTGGTGGACGGGCGGCGCATCACCGCCGTCGAGCTCGAGCCCCTCAACGAGGTGCGCATCGGCGACGCGATCCTGAAGTTCGTGGACAAGCACGCCGAGGCCTTCGCCGACTACCGCATCGACGGCGCCATGCTCCACGGCGCGGCGCGGCGGGGCGCGAGCGACGGCGCCATGATCGGTGGCTACCAGATCGACCGCATCGCGGCCGACCTCGGGCGCATCGCGCCGACCCCGCTCAGCGTGATGCTCCTGGGCGAGAGCGGCACCGGCAAGGAGGTGGTCGCCCGGGAGCTGCACCGCCTGAGCGGCCGGCGCGGCGCCTTCTCGGCGGTCAACTGCGCCGCCATCCCCGCCACGCTGATCGAGAGCGAGCTGTTCGGCTACAAGCGCGGCGCCTTCTCCGGCGCGGACCGCGACAAGCCCGGCCTGATCAAGAGCGCGCACGAGGGCACGCTGCTGCTCGACGAGATCGGCGACATGCCGCTCGAGGCGCAGGCGAAGCTGCTCCGGGTGCTGCAAGCCAAGGAGGTGTTCCCGCTCGGCGCCACCGCGCCGGAGCGCGTGGACGTGCGGGTGATCTGCGCCACTCACCGCGATCTCTGGCGCCTGCAGCAGGGCGGCTCGTTCCGGCAGGACCTGTTCGCGCGCCTGAACGAGTATCAGCTCAGGCTGCCGGCGCTGCGTGAGCGCAAAGAAGACGTCTTCATGCTGGTGCGCGCCTTCCTGGCCCGCCACGGGCGCCAGGAGCTGACCCCGTCATTCGGGTTCATGACGGCGGCGCTCCAGTACGACTGGCCCTACAACGTGCGGGAGCTCGAGGCCTGCATCAAGCGCTGCGTGGCCCTGGCCGAGACCACCGTGCTCGGCGATCAGCTCCTGCCAGCCCCCGTCATCGAGGCCATGGAGGACTATGGCGACGCGCTCCGGCCCGGAACCGGCACGGCGCCCGGCAGCCTCCCGCCGCCGCCGGCGAGCTACGAGCCACCTTCCCGGACCCAGGTGCCGACGGACGCGGAGCTGCGCGCGCTGCTCGAGCAGCACGGCGGCAACGTGGCCGCCGTCGGCCGGCAGCTCGGCAAGGCGCGCATGCAGGTCCACCGCTGGATGAAGCGCTACGGCATCCACGTGGACGATTTTCGGCGGGGGTAG
- a CDS encoding carbon-nitrogen hydrolase family protein, with translation MAETNAREPLRVAAVQLQSQEDVGENLERCRHWVRRAAERGAKLVLLPENFAFMGPEADKRSIAEKIGDPGAPIQTALAAMAKESGVVLVAGGFPEASGDERRPFNTLAVYGADGTLAGSYRKIHLFDVRLPDGSEISESAATTAGREPQVIDVLGYRLGLSICYDLRFPELYRALADRGAEVLLVPAAFTLLTGKDHWHVLLRARAIEAQCFVLAAAQWGTHPKGRTTYGHSLLADPWGTVIAEASDGPGVVVAELDPAVLARVRANLPSLTHRVLGR, from the coding sequence ATGGCAGAGACGAACGCGCGAGAGCCGCTCCGCGTCGCAGCGGTGCAGCTCCAGAGCCAAGAAGACGTCGGCGAGAACCTGGAGCGCTGTCGGCACTGGGTGCGCCGCGCGGCGGAGCGCGGGGCGAAGCTCGTGCTCCTGCCGGAGAACTTCGCCTTCATGGGTCCCGAGGCGGACAAGCGCAGCATCGCGGAGAAGATCGGCGACCCCGGAGCCCCGATCCAGACGGCGCTCGCCGCGATGGCGAAGGAGAGCGGCGTGGTGCTCGTGGCCGGCGGCTTCCCCGAGGCGAGCGGCGACGAGCGGCGTCCCTTCAACACGCTGGCCGTGTACGGCGCCGACGGCACGCTCGCCGGCTCCTACCGCAAGATCCACCTGTTCGACGTGCGCCTGCCGGACGGCAGCGAGATCAGCGAGTCGGCGGCGACGACCGCGGGGCGAGAGCCGCAGGTGATCGACGTCCTCGGCTACCGGCTCGGCCTGAGCATCTGCTACGACCTGCGCTTCCCGGAGCTCTACCGCGCGCTCGCCGATCGAGGCGCGGAGGTGCTCCTGGTGCCGGCGGCGTTCACCTTGCTCACGGGCAAGGACCACTGGCACGTGCTGCTCCGGGCGCGGGCCATCGAGGCGCAGTGCTTCGTGCTGGCCGCGGCGCAGTGGGGGACGCACCCCAAGGGGCGCACGACCTACGGCCACTCGCTGCTCGCCGATCCCTGGGGCACGGTGATCGCCGAGGCCTCGGACGGCCCCGGCGTCGTGGTCGCCGAGCTCGATCCCGCCGTGCTGGCCCGCGTGCGCGCGAACCTGCCCAGCCTGACGCACCGAGTTCTGGGGCGCTGA